The DNA sequence ACGTGTCGAACGACTCGCTCTCTATGTCCTCGTACTCGCTGAGCGGGAACGGCGTCACGTCGACGTAGCGGTCGTCCTCGACGTAGATCCGCGGGTCCAGATCGGCGTTCTTGAGGTCCTCGCGGAGGCGCTCGACGGCGGCGAACAGCGCCTCGTACTGCTCGTCGGTCGCCTCGTCGATGTCGGTCGTCTTCTCCACGCCGGCCCGGGTACAGACCTCCTCGGCGTACAGCCCGCCGAAGTTGTGCTGCGTCGCCAGCGTGCGCACGACGTCGGTGTCGGACTCTTCCATCAGCGCGACGAACCCGTCGTAATCCATGTCGAGCGGGTTCACCCGCGAGTCCGGGAACTCGTACTGCGACCCCGGCGCGACGGTGCGGGATTTGAGCCGCACGGTGTCCAGTGAGTCGATCACCTCGTCGTTCGGGTCCAGCACGGCGACGTTGCCCGGCCCGAACAGCTCCGCGATGATCGTCGTGTCCTCGTCGTCGCGCTCGAAGTGGAACTCGAGGATGCGGTCGAACTCGAACTGCTCGACGCCCGCGAAGTCCGCGCCCGAGAGCCGGTTCCGCAGCATCATCGCGAAGTTCGGCGGCCGGCCCGGCGCGTCGGGGACGTTGTCGGGGTCCGCGACGTAGGCGCGCTTCACGTCGCCGACCTCCACGAGCAGTTCGACGCGCCCGCGGTCGAAGTCCCGGAGTTTGAGCCGCAGGAAGTCGTCGCCGTAGAGGTAGGCCTTGTCGACCTTCGCGCCCTCGTATCCGCCGAGTTCCCCGACGAGCGCCGCGAGGTCGACGCTCGTTAGCTCCCGCTTTGCGTCCATACGCCACAGGTCCGTTCCCCGGGGCAAAGACGTGTCGCTCCGCGATGCGTACAGCCACGGCGATCGCAGGCCCCGGAGGTCCGGGACCCCTGGCGGTTTTTTGTCCGGTATGTCGATCTGACATAATCTTTTTCCGTGAGGGGTTCTAACTGTTGACACATATTCGGACCGTCAGTGAGACGGTACTGACCATCGTCCAATGAGCGAAACCGATTCCGATGATACGACCGCCGACAACCCCTCCTACGTCGCCGAACACGACTGGGAGGGGGACGAATCACTCGCCGCAACGATCGTTTCCGCTGTCGCCGCCATCCGGAACGTCGAACCGACGGCGGTCGAACCGCTGAACGAGACGGTCGACCCGGACGCGCTGAACGACATCTTCGACGCGCGACACAACGGCGGCGACCGATCCGGGCCGACGCTGTCGTTCCGGCTCAGCGGCTGTGACGTGACGGTCCACGCCGACGGCCGCGTCGTCGTCGTGCCGCCCGAGGACGAGTGACCTACAGCCGTTTGCTCACGTACGGCCCGTCCTGATAGTAGCCCAACTTCTCGCGGTAGTACTCGACCTTTTGCGCTGCGCTCGCTTCGCTCGCTCGGCAAAAGGTCGATCAAAACCGGGCGTGCTCCTTTCGCCTGACGGCTTCAGTCCGCGCGCCCGGCCGGTCGCTCGCTCCGCTCGCGCCCGGGACTACAGCCGCTTGCTCACGTACGGCCCGTCCTGGTAGTACCCCAGCTTCTCCCGATAGTACTCCCGTGCCCCGATACCGCTGATGACGCTCAGCTTGCCGTAACCGGCGTCTGCTGCCAGTTCTTCGGCTTTCCGGAGGAGTTTCCGGCCGTACCCCTTGTGCTGCCAGTCGTGGCTTTCGTCGCCGACTTCTACCATCGGGCCGTACACGTGCAGTTCGCGGACGAGCGCGGCGTCGCGCAGTTCGGCGCGCTGCGGGTTGCCCGGGAACCGCAGGCGGCAGAAGCCGACGAGCAGGTCGTTGTCCGGGTCCTCGTAGCTGATGAACAGCTCCGTGCCGCCGGCGGCCTCGTACTCCATAATATCGAGTTCGACGCTTTCGGGCACCTCGTCGTTCATCCCGACCTCGCTACAGCGGATGCAGTCGCAGGTCCAGCCGTGCTCGTCCATCCGCTGTCGGGCGAGCTGTCGGAGGTTCGACTTCCAGACGCCCGCGTCGATGAAGTCGGCGGGGATATCCCGCTGGACGCGCTGGAGGCGCGTGTACTTCGGGATCATCGACTTGATCTCGGCGACGAGTTCGGCGGCCTCGTCGTTGCCGAGGGGTTCGTACTCGTCGTCGTGCCACATGTCGTACGTCCGGGTGCCTCGGACCACGAGCGTCGGGTAGATCTTCAGGTAGTCCGGCCGCCACTTCTCGTCCTCGAACAGGCGGCGGAAGTCCTCCAGACACATCTCCTTGGTCATGCCGGGCTGGCCCGGCATCATGTGGAACCCGACCTTGAACGCGGCGTCGCGCAGGCGGCGGTTGGCGTCGATGGAGGCCTGCGCGCCGTGGCCGCGGTGCATCTCGCGGTTGATGCGTTCGAACGTCGTCTGGACGCCCACCTCGACTTTCGTGCCGCCGAGGCGGAGCATCCGGTTTATCTGCTCCTGGTCGCACCAGTCGGGCTTGGTCTCGAACGTCGTCCCGATGTTGCGCACGTCCGCCGTCTCGTTGCGGGCGATCACGTCCTCGAGGTACTCGAAGTCGTACTCGTCGGGGTCCTGCGCGAAGCTCTCGTCCTCGGCCGGCTCGGGCTCCTTGTCGGCGTCGAACTCGTTCAGCGCCTGCAGCGCGCGCTTGACGAACCACTCCTGATAGTCGTGCGAGCGAGCGGTCATCGTCCCGCCCATCAGGATGAGTTCGACCTTGTCGACGGGGTGACCGATCTCGCGAAGCTGTTCGAGGCGGAGCCGCACCTGGCCGTAGGGATCGTAGTCGTTCTGGACGCCGCGGGCGGCGGCGGGCTCGTGGCCCGTGTAGCTCTGCGAACTGGAGAACTCCGAGGACGGGCCGCCCGGACAGTAGAGACATTTCCCGTGCGGGCAGTTGTGCGGGCTGGTCATGATGGCGACCGGCGAGACGCCCGAGGCGGTCCGGACCGGCTTCCGCATCAGCACCGCCTCCAGCTCCTCGCGGCGCTCCTGTGGCGCGTAGTCGAGGATCTCGGAGTTCTTCGGCACCTTCGGCGACGAGTGCTCCGAACAGACCTCCAGCTTCGCCGACTCCACGTCGTCGCGCTCCAGGTCGCCCGCGAGGATGCGGTCGACCAGTTCCTCACAGACCCGCTCGAACGCCTCCGACTCCGTGGCGTCCGTCTCGGTACTCATTGCCCTGCTATCGCGCCGTCGCGGGGTTAAGCGTGTCGCTCGGGGGAGGACGAACGGTCCTTGACGCCCGGCGCGGGTCGCCGGAGCCACAACGTTCCTATACGTGGGACACCATGTCAAAGTCAGTATGAAAGATCCGGGACGCGATTTCGTGCCGTCGTGACAGCCGTCCCGTGGCCGGCGGTCGGGGCGTTCGCGGGCGGGATCGGGACGCTCCTGCTCGTCGCGTACGTCCGCCGTCACCGGGGTAAGCCCGGCGTGAACTGGTTCGTCGCCGCGCTCTGTATGCAGGCGGCCTGGGCGCTGCTCCACGGCGTCGCCCTCCTGACGTTCGACCCCGCCGCGCGCAGGCTGCTGGAGA is a window from the Halostella salina genome containing:
- a CDS encoding HalOD1 output domain-containing protein; this encodes MSETDSDDTTADNPSYVAEHDWEGDESLAATIVSAVAAIRNVEPTAVEPLNETVDPDALNDIFDARHNGGDRSGPTLSFRLSGCDVTVHADGRVVVVPPEDE
- a CDS encoding tRNA uridine(34) 5-carboxymethylaminomethyl modification radical SAM/GNAT enzyme Elp3 — its product is MSTETDATESEAFERVCEELVDRILAGDLERDDVESAKLEVCSEHSSPKVPKNSEILDYAPQERREELEAVLMRKPVRTASGVSPVAIMTSPHNCPHGKCLYCPGGPSSEFSSSQSYTGHEPAAARGVQNDYDPYGQVRLRLEQLREIGHPVDKVELILMGGTMTARSHDYQEWFVKRALQALNEFDADKEPEPAEDESFAQDPDEYDFEYLEDVIARNETADVRNIGTTFETKPDWCDQEQINRMLRLGGTKVEVGVQTTFERINREMHRGHGAQASIDANRRLRDAAFKVGFHMMPGQPGMTKEMCLEDFRRLFEDEKWRPDYLKIYPTLVVRGTRTYDMWHDDEYEPLGNDEAAELVAEIKSMIPKYTRLQRVQRDIPADFIDAGVWKSNLRQLARQRMDEHGWTCDCIRCSEVGMNDEVPESVELDIMEYEAAGGTELFISYEDPDNDLLVGFCRLRFPGNPQRAELRDAALVRELHVYGPMVEVGDESHDWQHKGYGRKLLRKAEELAADAGYGKLSVISGIGAREYYREKLGYYQDGPYVSKRL